ATAAGTTAAATAGCTACCCCGAGAAACTGATCACCTCCGAGGCTAACAAAACGAATATCCAAACCAAGAAGCCCAAAATAAGCTCACAATAATGGCCCAAAAAGGCCACACAAAACAAGCATAAGCTGACAGTATTTCAACTTTCGAAATGCCGGACTCACCAATATCCCGCCAATCGGCACAGGATGACGTCACACCCTTTCCAAGCCCCTCACGACATCCCGATAATAGAAAACCAAACTCGTTAACAAAAGCAGCATTAAAGTATTAATGACTTTCTAACTCGTAGAAAGAGGAACTCACCAACATCCCGCCAATTGGTGCAGGATGAAGTCACGTCCATTCCAGGTCCATCACAGTCTCCCGAACTACACAAAACCGGACTTCCCAACAACTCAGCGTTGAGACCAAGCAAGCATGCTCTCATGCTCCAAGGGCAACTGTTCTAAACTCAATCTTTGGGCCCTTCCTCGGAACAGTCACCGAACCCAGTATGTGATGAGACGCCCAAACCACTCGACGACTACCAACCTCGCCCAAACAACGCGCTCCTCGCTAGAACAAAAAAGGCCTGAAACTCCCCGAATCTCCGGCCTCGACCGGAAAAACCAAACAACGATCTCCTTGCCAAGACACAACGGCTAGAAAAAGATTTCTCCAGTAATCACACCGAACACGCTCACTCTCTCGCTCTAAGGGCAACTATTACAGATCCGGTTCCCGGGTCCCACATTGGAACGACCTCCAACCTGGTTACCCGAGGTTAGCCTCCTTTTGACGGTCCAAACCGGTCCTACAATCTCTATCCAACATTCGAATTCAAATACCTCCTTTATCTTAATCAGATAAGAAAAGATGATGACGGTTCGAACTGGCCCTACAATCTCTAACCAACATTTGAATTCAAATACCTCCTCTATCTTagccaaataaaataacatgaGATAACTACCACTAGCTTTATAAGGGGAGCTAGAGGCCCCGTCAAGTACTCACTCATTCCATACACCTTATACCTCTCAGATCCACTCTAACTTAAGCGTCGGAGtatctttgcaggtaccaccccctaTTGCTCCAGTCAGGTGATTTGGCAACTGCCTTGACCAACAAATTCCAGATCTATCTCACAACCCATACCAAAAACTTCCAATAcaaaaacattttaaattttaaaagaaaattatccacaatataaatcaattttagcataaatcattttaaaatatatttaagcGATGTGTCTTATTATGCTACTCatcttattaaaaaattaaaaaatctttttagttttttgaaataaatcttttcaatatatatatatatatatatatatatatatatatatatatatatatatatatatatatatatatatatatatacacacactaAAATTCCTTCCAAAACATATGAACAGGTAAATAAAGACAATGGTAATCATTGTAAGAGGGTGTCGAAGCTTGCCTCTtgtcatatatatatagcaaTTGTGAACCCCATATATATAAACCCATCCAAGGTTAAAAACCCACAAAAGTAAAACTTTCTAACACAATATAAAAACATTCCACATAAAAAGAGAGGCAGGGAATTGAAGGAGGAAGTAATAAAAACATGGAATTCTCTTGCAAACACTTTAAGGTAGGGAAATGTGAAGGAGAGAAACTAGTTGACGGGGAAACCATCCCTTTGGTGCTACAACCTTCTGAGGCCAACAAGAATGACTTGGAATCATTGTTGTTGGCTCTGAAGAATAACAAGGAATGGTTTGAACAAATGATCATAAAGAACAGTGCCGTTCTTCTAAGAGGCTTTGATGTAAAGAACGCTGAGGAATTCAATGAAATTGTTGAGATCTGTGGCTGGGAAGACATTCGCTATGTCGGACCGGCGCCGCGCACTCATATTTACAAGAGAGTTTGGACGGCCAATGAAGGTCCCCTGTCGGAGTTCATATACTATCACCATGAAATGGTTTTGGTAAGTCTTATGGTATATCTTTAGAAACACCATTGAACCCATTGTCTAGAGACCAATTTTCATCAAAATATAAAAGTCTAACTTATTTGGTACTTTTCAATTGATCCATTGATTTAACACTTGgtttagtaaaatttttattttttaaaaataatttattaaaactaatttttgaaagataattttttgaaatttatatttGGTAAATCAAAGTTTCAATAAAtacaagtaataataattatatttaatataataattttaaaatttaaaaagataaaaataaacataggtataataataattttggatatttattaatatataaaattatattagacattttaattttgataaaacataaatcaattttaaaaaagtctgcttaaatacttttaaaaaattacaaacacaaatatataatcttttttaattactaaataCAATAAGATAATTGTATTTCTTCAAAAAAATTTGCCTAACCAAAGCTTAAAATCTttttccttttggattctcCTAGCCACTTTAAACCCaacaaaaatatcaaagaagCATTTCAAATTTTTCATTGTGCACAGTAGAAATTAGAACTAGAGAAGCTTCACTGAATTTAAGATGCTCGTCAAGAACGAATTTCATCATTTAATTAATCATAGAGTCAATATCTAATTCTTCATCCTTTGATGAAACCAAGAagaatagccttacctttttcCTATGACAATATATGATAGACAATTTATATGTTATGCAAATATTCATGGTATATCCTTTCTAGTaactataaaatatatataatatatgcaGATTATGTCATAACTAGTAGTTGTGCTTTTGTAAATGCTATTTTTTAAAGAAAGCCATGACGATGCAAGGTGAAATAGACAAAATGATTTATTAATTCTATATTTCAAGTTGTATGCTAAAACTTAATTgaatcagtttttttttttttttttttctaaattaagCTCTTGACATCATCTTTGACTTTGAATTTGGCCAATTgcaagtaaaaaaattattttggagAATTATATGCATTTTCTGTGTGGTCTACTAATTTCcctgtaataataataatgtatgtTTACAAAATTGATTGTGGTTTTTAAATGAGCAGTTCAAGGAATGTCCCTTGAAAGTTATCCTGTTTTGTGAGATACCACCCCCAGAAGGAGGACAGACCCCGGTCGTGCCGAGTTTCAAGGTGACAGAAAAGATGGTGGAAGAGTTCCCGGAGGCGGTGAAGGAAATGGAGGAGAAGGGATTGAGGTACACATTTACAGCTCCTGGTAAAAATAACAGTGGTTCCATGAGAGGAAGAGGGTGGGAAGATGCCTTTGGGACCTCAGATCCCCAAGAAGTTGAGAAAAGGTATTATTAAACCTCTAAAAACCCTATATGATAATTCTGTGTATTTATTTagcaattaaaatttttagaagatATAGGTTAGTAACATGGTACTAAAGATTTTATAACTAAAAGTTTAAAGTACAACTTTTATTACtcctgttttatttttaaataaaaataaaattttagcataaaataaaataaattcatacATTATTCAcgtttaaaaaaaaacaataatatttaAGGAGacaaaaaaacaactaaaatttgttttattttatttattaattattattaaaattaataaatgttaagcaagacaaattttaattatttttagctaattttttttgttactaaatatttagtaaaaaaattactCATATATTTCTATCTAACGGTTTTAACTCTTAAAGAAACAGGTTCATAACAATTTTAACATCTAGCTTTTATGTATTGTAAAACTAGTATTTTATCAACTTTACATTCTATATATAAAATTCATTTATAAAAAGTTCAAGAATCTGAATTTTCAATTTCGGAAGTGAAGTAAGACTTATAGCGGCCAAACTACATTCATCTAACAAATTTTGTTGGCTTTTACATAAACATGCCCCTCATTACTAAAAGAGGAGTGTTATGCACATCCTTTAACGGttttctatttaattcaagtcttattatcttttaaaatagtAGCAGTATAAATCTTATTtattgaagcaaaagaaattaAAGCAGATAGATTAATAAGCTgaatttgttaaaattttattctatttatagtttaatttattaatatagaAATTAGTTTAGATAGTATtataattgttaaaaaattatactagttaattattttggtatttgttttttttttatgataagaGCATGAcgttcaaaatttatataatttggATCTCTAATTTTAATCATTACACAACAAACAAATACATTTTGATTCCATCTAACtttatgattaaaaaattaaaattttcaaattaaattaaagattTTATGGCTATGGCTAGAACTTAGAAGTATACAAATTACTGATTTTATAAAATGTCTAATAGAATTGAATTAGTAGCGGCATATGCCAATTGCAAATGTGCCTAATATAGTAATATCGCAATACAAAAATGTTATGCGCACACAAAAGATTAGTCACTATATATTTgcgtataaatatatatatatatataatttaatttatttttaatatatattttatattttaatgtgtattttatattaataattgattttagtgtataaTAAAGACAGTTGTAATATTAtgcatttatatatatatggtaatataatctaatataatatttttataaagtgTAATCTATCATTTGTGGCTTGGCTCATAGAACCTTAGTACTTGTTCAAATGAAACTGATGCAGGGCAAAAGCTTTTGGAATGGAACTGGAGTGGCTTCCAGATGGTGGGTTGAAAACAATACTTGGACCAAGAAATTTAACAAAGGTATTTGAAGGTAGAAAAGGGAGAAGAATGTGGTTTAACACAATAGTAGGCATGCATGGGAGGGAGATTAGCTCGGCGAAGATGGCGGACGGAACAGAAATCCCAGAAAATGTGGTGAAAAGGTGTGCAGAAATCATCGAAGAAGAAAGCATCCAGTTCAAATGGGAGAAGGGAGATGTTCTGTTCCTTGACAACTTGGCTTTGCTCCATGGAAGAAGGCCTTCCCTTCCTCCTAGAAAGGTCTTAGTTGCTACATGCAAGTAGTTTTGGTATTTGATGCATGTGTTCAATATATGCAGTGCATATGACAATGGGGATTGGGAATAAAAGCCATTAGTATCTGACTAAGTGTGTTGTCATCCCTCAAagataaataagtaaataataaataaaaagtaatgTGATGCAGGAgcatatttttatgtttattgcGTCAAGTAATATAGCGTTGTGTTATGTTATCATGCTATATTAAGTACGTGTTTGTTTTGGTAGGATGATAAATTTATACGtattgatatttaaaaaatgtggataaataataatatgacATGTAAAATCACGtcaatatctaattttttttaaaaaatatataatatatcacTAATTTTACTAAAACATTcgtataatttaataaaaataaaaaatattttttatttaattttttaaaagacttaaatatttttttatatattaaacaaaaattattcttttagattaatttaaattgtttaattttatagttttaaaatttaaataacaaaaacaaaaacacatttaattatttatctttgTTAAAAGAAATTATTTCAATCTTATTGACATCTTCGATGAACcctaatcaatcattcataccaaaaaagaaataaacaaatctaaaaaatactaaaaaaaatatcacttgttctttgtttttctggGTTTCTCATCCAACTTTTATGTCTCTTCTTTGTGTTAGTATCTCCCTCTTTTTTCTTCACACTCGTCTCTTTATATCCAGCAAAGAAGACGAAGAAGCTTCCTCCACGGCGCCCTACCAAGATCACCGCAGCATTCGCGCGCGCCTCACCCAGTCGAGGTCTCGAGGAGAACTTCGTCGCATTAGAGAGCGTCGCCGTCTTCCTCGTTCCAGAGAGCGTCACTGTCTTTTTTGTCGTCTTTCTCGTTCTTCATCATCGTCATCAGCCTCTCTCTTCCGGTAACATCCTCTCTATAATTTctgttattttaattattattattatagcattgttgtgatttttgtaattaatgtaatttggtttgatttctgtgattttatattagttgttgttaattttgataaaatgaAAAACTTAAGCATCAATTTGACAAAATGACAGCACAAGATATACTTAAGAGAAAAGGTCAAATAGCTCCTTGATCTTTTGATCTGTGGACATTTAAGTCattgaagatttgaaaatatatttaaacTCCTAACCTTTTCAAAATCTAGACATATCGATCCCTCATGTTCACTTGGGTTTGTCAGATCTAACAGAAAAATCAAACATGACTCACATTGTACTGACCTAGTTGATACGGATGTACATGTGagagaatttttaaaattgaacaAATTAGACTCAGGAATCGATGTATCCAAATTTTGAAGAAGTCAAGgacttaaatgtatttttaaatccTCAAGAACTTAAACGTCTGCAGAACAAAAAGTCAGGGATCGATTTGTCCTTTTTTCTATACTTAAACAGATTGGTACCTCTGAAAAGTCTTTTTTCATGAACTAATTTATAGGTTAAATGACAGTAGATTCGTTATCTTAAACACAAGATATTGTGAGAGTACCTAATTATCTCTACTGATTGACTTTTTATCCTTTCTTCAACCTTCACATTTTTTAGCTCCTTCAATCTTATCAAAAATGTTTTCTTCTTGAAAACAACATTTTCCTTCTCTGTTGGTGACTTTTTGTCATGTTCGATAGTtacatttttttatgtttttcttgttttttcgTTTAAGTATTTTTTGCTTTATTCTTATCATATATGGTAACTTAATCAAGCTCACCTGAAAAAGATGGTAAGGATGATGCATTGAAGAAAACTCTCCAAGTTAGCAATCTAAGTCCACTTCTCACTATTGCAGTGGTAGAGCCACTTACATGGAAAAGGGGGTAATGGCCCCTTCCCAAGCTTccaattttttagtttaactctcttttaattattaatttttctctcttcttaacttatattttttatgttcgTCCCtcctaaaaatttttttaactccGCCCGTGCACTATTGGACAGCTAAAACAACTCTTTGGCTTCTGTGACACCGTTGTTGAATGCACAATTGCTTATTGAAAGCATTTTGCTTATATAGAATATTCAAAACCTGAAGAGGCAACTGTTGCTTTGGCATTAAATAACATAGATGTTATCATGTCGGTGGTCAGCCTTTGAATGTTGAGATGGCAAAATCTCTTCCGCAAAAATTATCTGTTGTGAATTCTTTTTTGCTTCATCATCTCTTTCTTTGATGATGCAGCAAGTTGGGACAAGGCAACAGATGCAATTTCAGTAAACTCTGCTTATGCAACAAACCATGACTGCATAGCAGGCTACCAAAAAAGCCGCCACCATGAAGTCTGTAACAAAGTTAGCGACAGCCTAAGCTGCTGAAATAAGTAAGAAACTAAAAGCTAATGGACCTAAAATTGAagagaaagaaacaaaatagAAATTCACGTCTGTTTACTTTGCCAATTTTTTCTAGTGTAATTGTTCTACTAGTACTTCTTGACTATTCATTTTCAATGTTTTTATTGTTGCAACTAATTCATTTTAGGGTGCCCTAAATAAGTATCATGAACCCATTAGAGTAATGCTTGAAATAGATTCATAAGTTTGGTAAAGGTGCCTGAGGTTTTTGTCATTTTAATGTTTTTAAGGGGAAAAATCATAATCTTACCCTCCTTTTAAAAGTTTTCATTCggtggtatatatatatatttatatatattgcaTTTTTTATATGTCATAGCTGTGAGGTTGAGAGTAACATATCTCTTTATTGTGAATATGCATTTTCATCAATCTTAAGGGTTTCCCCTACAATGTGTACAATTATTGTGTatagtattttaaaattgttgcATGTTGATCTGTCTTTAAAATATATGCCTAAATGGTTGTGGAACAAGAAAAGTTTAGATTGTAGTGACAAAATCTTGTTTGtatattatttctttttgtcTTTCATTTTTATATGTTAACAAAGGTCTTTAATTCATTAACTCAATTTCCATTTGCAggtcttcttctcctcctcgtGCAAGATCTCGATCAAAGTCAAGATCTCCTATTAGTTATCGAAGAAGAAGGAGGTCTCATTCCTACTCTCCTGCTCGTTACAATAGGGGTCGTCGGTCCAGACTCTAGATCACCAGTCAGGTCTCATCATTAATCAAGCTATGAAAGGGATTGAAGGCTCTATAGAGACATCAGAGAACACATTGATAGGAGCAAAAGATGGGATTCATATAGATACCTTGATCAGTATTCATTTGCTTTAAGAAGGAATAGGAGTAGGAGCATGACCCCTCATTCAAGGAAATCACATCAAACTGAATCTATTTCTCTAAAACGTCATAGAGAAAGTTCACCTCATAGGGGAAGGAAAGAATCACGTGCTGATTCTGGATTCCCAAGTCATCGTAGAGATAGTAAGTCATCTcccaagattgataaaatcaaacaaaagtGCAAAAGACGCTTAAGATCAGTTTCTTCAGATAATAAATAGGCTTCAATCTAGCAAAAATGAAGAAGTCTTGCTGGAAAATCTAAAAATAGAGAGAGAAGACGGTCCAAGTCAGTATCTGTTGAAGAGAAGCCTTATAGGAAGAGTCGATCATCCCCAGTGGATGAAAGTAGATCCAGGCATAATAAGCGGTCAAGATCAAAATTTGTGCATGATAAGCAGTGCTTGCTTAAGAAATCATATGAAAGCAAGTATAGAAGGTCAAGGCCTAGTGATAAAAGGCATTCCAGATCAAGATCAGTAGAAAGTAAGAATGAAATTGATGAGAGAgaggataaaaaaaaattaaaactgatAGGTCAAAGCATCATCACACTAAAAGAAATAGGTCAAGATCTGTTGAAGAGAAGCATCGCACTAAAGATAAATCGAGTGATAGTAAagataaaaaatcaaagaatcGCAATAGAAGACGTTCCAGGTCAATATCTTTAGAAGTTGAGCATAACAATGGAGGCATCTCATCACataaagaattggatgaaagcaactTTGAACAGAGGAAACTCAAGTCTAGATCTACTAAAGGAAAGCATCATACTGGTGATAGATATGGAAGTAGATATGAAAGATCACAGAAGGACTTGCTCTCTCAGAGACAATGATTGTACATCTGATGGAAATGGAAGTTCGTCAAGATATTTAACTATGGTGGATAAATGCATACTATCTCTACCTTCTATTGCAATTAAAAATAGTAGATGCTCAAATTCAGTTATGCAATCCATTTTAGATATGATTTCACTATGTCATCATTCTTGATTGCTGATATCATAAATCATAACCTTT
The genomic region above belongs to Arachis stenosperma cultivar V10309 chromosome 5, arast.V10309.gnm1.PFL2, whole genome shotgun sequence and contains:
- the LOC130982482 gene encoding clavaminate synthase-like protein At3g21360, translating into MEFSCKHFKVGKCEGEKLVDGETIPLVLQPSEANKNDLESLLLALKNNKEWFEQMIIKNSAVLLRGFDVKNAEEFNEIVEICGWEDIRYVGPAPRTHIYKRVWTANEGPLSEFIYYHHEMVLFKECPLKVILFCEIPPPEGGQTPVVPSFKVTEKMVEEFPEAVKEMEEKGLRYTFTAPGKNNSGSMRGRGWEDAFGTSDPQEVEKRAKAFGMELEWLPDGGLKTILGPRNLTKVFEGRKGRRMWFNTIVGMHGREISSAKMADGTEIPENVVKRCAEIIEEESIQFKWEKGDVLFLDNLALLHGRRPSLPPRKVLVATCK